The sequence below is a genomic window from Thermodesulfobacteriota bacterium.
ATCCCATGTACACCACCAGGGTTCCCGAGGCCCGTGCGAGAGCGCTCCAGTCGATGTCGGGCCCCCGGCCCCCGTCGGTGCGGCGGTGCCCGGTGACGAAGGTCACGGAAGGCGCGCAGTCCCGGTGGGTGAGCGGGATGCCCGCGTAGGCCGAGGCGCCTGAAGCCGCCGTCACCCCCGGGACGATCTCCAGGGGGATGCCCGCATCGGCGATGGCCTCGGCCTCCTCGCCCAGCCGGCCGAAGACGGCCGGGTCGCCCCCCTTGAGGCGCACCACCACCTTGCCTTGCCGGGCCCGTTCGATGACGGCCCGGGTGATCTCCCCCTGGGGGTGCTGGTGGGCGTGCCCCACCTTGCCCATGGGGACGACCTCGGCGCTCGGGGGCGCCCAGCCCAGCACCTCCGGGTGGACGAGCTGGTCGACGATGACCGCATCGGCCCGCTCCAGCACCTCCCGGGCCCGCAGGGTGACGAGCCCCGGGTCCCCGGGGCCCGCGCCCACCAGGTAGACGAAACCCGTGCCGGCCATCAGGTCTCCTGGGGGCTCGGGGCGTTGAGCTGGTAGACCGCTTCCAGGATCTCCCGGGCACCCCGGTCCAGGAGCTCCTCGGCCAGGTCGATCCCCAGGGACTCGGCGTCCACCGGCGAGCCCTGGCGGGAGCCCCGGATCACGGTGCTGCCGTCCAGGCTGCCCACCAGGCCCCGCAGGTGTACCTGCCCGTCCCGGAGCTCGGCAAAGGAGGCGATGGGCACCTGGCAGCCCCCCTGGAGGGTGGCCAGGAAGGCCCGCTCGGCGAGCACCGCGGTCCAGGTGGGGCCGTGCTTGAGGGGCTCAAGCAGCGCGTTGATGCGCGGGTCCGCCTGGCGGCACTCGATCCCTACCGCTCCCTGGCCCACGGCGGGGAGCGTCACTTCCGCGGGCAGGTACTCGGTCACCCGGTCGGCGAGCCCCAGGCGCTTGACCCCGGCGGCCGCGAGCACGATGGCGTCGTAGCGCCCCTCCTGGAGCTTTCGCAGCCGGGTGTCCACGTTGCCCCGCAGGTTCTCGAAGACGAGATCCGGCCGCAGCGCCTTGAGCTGGGTCTGGCGCCGCAGGCTCGAGGTGCCCACCCGGGCGCCCTCCGGGAGGTCCCGAAACGACGCGCCGCCCCTGGAGAACCAGGCGTCGCGCGGGTCTTCCCGCTCGCAGATGGCCGCGAGGTGCAGGCCGGGAGGGAGCTCGGTGGGGACGTCTTT
It includes:
- the cobA gene encoding uroporphyrinogen-III C-methyltransferase, which produces MAGTGFVYLVGAGPGDPGLVTLRAREVLERADAVIVDQLVHPEVLGWAPPSAEVVPMGKVGHAHQHPQGEITRAVIERARQGKVVVRLKGGDPAVFGRLGEEAEAIADAGIPLEIVPGVTAASGASAYAGIPLTHRDCAPSVTFVTGHRRTDGGRGPDIDWSALARASGTLVVYMG
- the hemC gene encoding hydroxymethylbilane synthase gives rise to the protein MKTVKIATRQSQLALWQANWVKAELEKRSPGLPVELVRIVTTGDKILDVPLAKVGGKGLFVKEIEDALLDGRADLAVHSMKDVPTELPPGLHLAAICEREDPRDAWFSRGGASFRDLPEGARVGTSSLRRQTQLKALRPDLVFENLRGNVDTRLRKLQEGRYDAIVLAAAGVKRLGLADRVTEYLPAEVTLPAVGQGAVGIECRQADPRINALLEPLKHGPTWTAVLAERAFLATLQGGCQVPIASFAELRDGQVHLRGLVGSLDGSTVIRGSRQGSPVDAESLGIDLAEELLDRGAREILEAVYQLNAPSPQET